A region from the Misgurnus anguillicaudatus chromosome 7, ASM2758022v2, whole genome shotgun sequence genome encodes:
- the lft2 gene encoding lefty2, with amino-acid sequence MALLIQLFVCATLISFTEGFDHEDMKQALLQKLGLTELPRIQKRDLENMVIPAHIKNKYMSMLKLHNTRKRRSLPSLAGILRGIHGSADITGEVKYSDTTRQRLVFNMEERLQENTEVTMVELKLYQTAVSNPSEPKRRHHHRPINHARVSIYWVEVLGNGSNRTSLVDSRLVPIHETGWKSFDVTQAIHYWSKSKKKAPLYLEVWTEGERPGSYAAEMAKRVRFATQDPKENTLEKDMGTPELVLYTLNLDEYGSQGNCNSGPNSSKCCREEHFINFRELTWTQYWIIEPAGYQAFRCAGGCKQPQRGFYGYGQRTCAVMESAPLPMMYLVKKGDYTEIEVAEFPNMIVEKCGCSMDKIPSL; translated from the exons ATGGCTCTGCTCATCCAGCTTTTCGTTTGTGCCACATTGATCTCATTCACAGAAGGATTCGACCATGAGGATATGAAGCAGGCTTTGCTACAAAAACTTGGATTAACGGAACTTCCCAGGATTCAGAAGAGAGATTTGGAAAACATGGTCATCCCAGCTCATATCAAGAATAAATACATGTCTATGCTGAAACTGCATAACACGAGAAAGAGGAGATCTCTGCCAAGTTTGGCAGGAATCCTAAGAGGCATTCATGGAAGTGCAG ATATAACAGGAGAAGTCAAGTACTCTGACACAACTCGACAGCGTCTTGTGTTTAATATGGAGGAGAGGTTGCAAGAAAACACTGAAGTTACTATGGTAGAACTTAAACTTTACCAGACAGCCGTGTCGAACCCATCCGAACCAAAGCGAAGACACCACCACAGGCCCATCAACCATGCCAGAGTCAGTATCTACTGGGTGGAGGTGTTGGGAAATGGCTCTAACAGAACATCACTTGTCGACTCAAG ACTGGTTCCTATCCACGAAACTGGCTGGAAAAGTTTTGACGTGACTCAAGCGATTCACTACTGGTCTAAATCCAAGAAGAAAGCACCTTTGTATCTGGAAGTGTGGACTGAGGGAGAGAGGCCTGGTAGCTATGCAGCCGAGATGGCCAAAAGGGTGCGCTTCGCAACACAGGACCCAAAAGAGAACACCCTGGAGAAAGACATGGGTACACCAGAACTTGTGCTCTACACTCTAAACCTGGATGAATATGG ATCCCAGGGTAACTGCAATTCCGGTCCAAACAGCAGCAAGTGTTGTCGTGAAGAGCACTTTATAAACTTCCGCGAGCTCACCTGGACACAGTATTGGATCATCGAGCCGGCCGGGTACCAGGCGTTCCGCTGCGCAGGAGGATGCAAGCAGCCTCAGCGCGGTTTCTATGGTTACGGGCAGAGGACATGCGCTGTGATGGAGAGTGCGCCGCTCCCCATGATGTATCTGGTGAAGAAAGGAGATTACACTGAAATCGAAGTGGCAGAATTCCCAAATATGATTGTTGAGAAGTGTGGATGCTCCATGGACAAAATCCCATCACTATGA
- the LOC129439415 gene encoding E3 SUMO-protein ligase ZBED1, with protein sequence MAADINPAPSCLKADVWDHFGFKRKKESEELDKSLAVCKLCHTNVKYSGNTTNLRVHLKRHHPDKVTLSEDTKKLRSRDPKQTILNIDGGCSHKFPSASPRSQKITESIAYFICQDLRPYSVVENAGFRRMVNAMEPRYPIPTREHLTKVCIPKLYAQTKARVKASLASAERVALTCDGWTSRTTEAYVTITAHFINEEWELVTYVLQTRDMPESHTGHNLAEHLTKALVEWGIKEKDPVIVTDNASNMTIASEKAAFTLHVKCYAHTLNLAAQRALKITAVARLLGRVRRIVNFFRRSTTANHMLKEKQRLLRLPEHKLMTDVVTRWNSAHDMLERFLEQQPAICAALLSSEVRKTEKDLCTLTESDVTTAEEVVNALKPMKEATQYMSKEKTPTLSVVAPLQDTLINGLKPIEGESAVIKEMKAVMAGDLQKRYIDFKATLHACSAMDPRFKSLPFLTENERQEVYDGLIVEAARLSMQPSESLWSMDEEGTANAPTDDEGMASKDDAVDEGEQFMEKESSQGQGQHPPPRNSRPSCPLAALLGERYGGAALPKINTQEDEAKEQMTRYKDADLLEVKEDPLVWWKEHQYQYPLLSQLAKRYLCIPGTSVSSERIFSTAGDVITAQRSALHPEHVDQIIFLNKNLKTM encoded by the exons ATGGCGGCAGATATAAACCCAGCACCTTCATGCTTAAAAGCAGATGTGTGGGATCACTTTGGATtcaaaagaaagaaggaaagcgAGGAATTGGACAAAAGCCTTGCGGTTTGCAAGCTGTGTCACACAAATGTGAAATACTCTGGAAATACCACCAACCTACGAGTCCACCTAAAACGTCACCACCCGGACAAAGTAACGCTTTCAGAGGACACCAAGAAGCTGCGGTCGCGCGACCCAAAACAAACCATACTGAACATCGATGGCGGTTGTTCACACAAGTTTCCATCTGCTTCACCAAGGTCGCAGAAAATTACAGAGTCCATTGCCTACTTTATTTGTCAGGATTTAAGACCATATTCGGTGGTGGAAAACGCCGGCTTTAGGCGCATGGTGAACGCGATGGAGCCTCGCTATCCTATTCCAACCCGCGAACACCTCACCAAGGTTTGCATTCCCAAGCTGTACGCTCAGACAAAGGCACGCGTCAAAGCCTCCCTGGCCAGCGCGGAGAGAGTTGCCCTGACGTGCGACGGCTGGACCTCGCGCACAACTGAAGCATACGTCACCATCACGGCCCACTTCATCAACGAGGAATGGGAGCTCGTAACGTATGTTTTACAAACAAGGGACATGCCCGAGAGCCACACCGGACACAACCTGGCAGAACATCTGACAAAGGCCCTCGTTGAGTGGGGAATAAAAGAAAAGGATCCCGTAATCGTCACTGACAATGCGTCAAATATGACAATCGCATCTGAGAAGGCAGCATTCACACTTCATGTCAAATGCTATGCTCACACCTTAAATCTAGCTGCACAACGTGCCCTCAAAATCACAGCAGTCGCACGCCTGCTGGGAAGGGTGAGACGCATTGTGAATTTCTTCAGACGGAGCACCACAGCCAACCACATGCTAAAAGAGAAACAGAGGCTTCTACGACTACCTGAGCACAAGCTTATGACGGATGTTGTTACCAG gtGGAATAGTGCACATGACATGTTAGAAAGATTCCTGGAGCAACAACCGGCCATCTGCGCAGCCCTGCTCTCAAGTGAAGTCAGGAAGACCGAGAAGGATTTGTGCACACTGACGGAGTCAGACGTGACAACAGCTGAAGAAGTAGTCAATGCGCTGAAGCCCATGAAGGAGGCTACACAGTACATGTCCAAGGAGAAGACCCCCACACTGTCAGTTGTTGCACCCCTCCAGGACACACTGATCAATGGACTGAAACCGATAGAAGGTGAATCTGCAGTCATAAAAGAGATGAAGGCTGTCATGGCTGGAGATCTTCAAAAGAGGTACATTGACTTCAAGGCAACTCTCCATGCATGTTCAGCAATGGATCCAAGATTCAAAAGTCTTCCCTTCCTTACTGAAAATGAAAGACAGGAAGTTTATGATGGACTGATTGTAGAGGCTGCAAGACTGAGCATGCAGCCATCAGAG TCACTTTGGAGTATGGATGAAGAGGGGACAGCAAATGCTCCTACTGATGATGAGGGAATGGCATCTAAAGACGACGCTGTAGATGAGGGAGAGCAATTCATGGAAAAAGAGAGCAGTCAAGGACAAG gtcAGCATCCTCCACCCAGGAATTCAAGGCCGTCTTGTCCACTGGCTGCCCTTCTTGGTGAACGATACGGTGGTGCAGCACTACCAAAGATAAATACCCAAGAGGACGAGGCCAAGGAACAGATGACCCGCTACAAGGACGCAGATCTTCTGGAAGTGAAAGAAGATCCACTGGTCTGGTGGAAGGAGCACCAGTATCAGTATCCACTTTTGTCACAACTTGCTAAAAGGTACCTCTGTATCCCTGGCACTAGTGTTTCCTCGGAGAGGATCTTTTCCACCGCCGGAGATGTAATCACTGCTCAGAGAAGTGCACTTCACCCAGAGCACGTTGATCAGATCATATTCCTTAACAAAAATCTGAAGACAATGTAG